The proteins below are encoded in one region of Methanofollis aquaemaris:
- a CDS encoding tubulin/FtsZ family protein: MRVFFIGFGQAGGKVVDMFIEQDRKSGSNNFRGIVVNTARTDLMGLKNIEMKDRILIGQTVVKGHGVGTDNVTGARIAADEIDSIINAIDTRGTHDVDAFVIIAGLGGGTGSGGSPVIARHLKRIYREPVYAVGLLPAPEEGRLYTYNAARSLSTLVKEADNVFVFDNAAWKNEGESVKNAYSRLNEEIVRRFGVLFRAGEVGKAGVGEMVVDSSEIINTLRGGGISSVGYAVTEVVSERTKKKKGLFGGLRDSIGKKEEAPEEMLTGEDKSAKVIALVRRAMLGRLTLPCDYSTAERALVLVAGSPSEMDRKGVEKAKSWVEENIAGVEVRGGDYPVESNYVAAVVILSTIGEAPRVRDLFEIAKQTKEEVIRSKEKRVSMFDEAGVDPLFE, from the coding sequence ATGAGAGTATTTTTTATAGGATTCGGTCAGGCTGGCGGTAAGGTCGTTGACATGTTTATCGAGCAGGATCGGAAATCCGGCTCGAATAACTTCAGGGGTATCGTCGTCAATACTGCTCGCACTGACCTGATGGGACTGAAGAACATCGAGATGAAGGACCGGATTCTGATCGGTCAGACCGTTGTGAAAGGGCATGGTGTGGGTACCGACAATGTCACCGGCGCCAGGATCGCGGCCGACGAGATCGACTCGATCATCAACGCGATCGACACGCGGGGCACCCACGATGTCGATGCCTTTGTCATCATCGCCGGTCTGGGCGGCGGTACGGGATCGGGCGGCTCTCCAGTGATCGCCCGCCACCTGAAGCGGATCTACCGCGAACCGGTCTATGCCGTCGGTCTCCTCCCGGCCCCTGAGGAAGGGAGACTATACACATACAACGCGGCCCGGAGTCTTTCGACACTTGTCAAAGAGGCCGACAACGTCTTTGTCTTTGACAATGCCGCCTGGAAGAACGAGGGCGAGAGTGTCAAGAATGCCTATTCCCGGTTGAACGAGGAGATCGTCCGTCGTTTCGGCGTTCTCTTCCGGGCCGGCGAGGTCGGGAAGGCAGGCGTCGGCGAGATGGTCGTCGACTCCTCCGAGATCATCAATACCCTGAGGGGAGGCGGGATCTCCAGTGTCGGGTACGCCGTCACCGAGGTGGTGAGCGAGCGGACAAAGAAGAAGAAGGGGCTCTTCGGCGGTCTGCGTGACAGCATAGGGAAGAAAGAGGAGGCACCCGAGGAGATGCTGACCGGTGAGGACAAGTCGGCGAAGGTGATTGCTCTTGTCCGGCGTGCGATGCTTGGCCGGCTCACTCTCCCGTGTGACTACTCGACTGCGGAGCGCGCACTTGTCCTGGTGGCCGGCAGCCCTTCCGAGATGGATCGCAAGGGTGTCGAGAAGGCGAAGAGCTGGGTCGAAGAGAATATCGCAGGCGTAGAAGTCCGTGGCGGCGATTATCCGGTTGAGAGCAACTATGTCGCAGCGGTTGTCATCCTCTCCACGATCGGGGAGGCACCGCGGGTGCGTGACCTCTTCGAGATTGCAAAGCAGACAAAAGAAGAAGTGATCAGGTCGAAAGAAAAACGTGTCTCGATGTTTGATGAAGCCGGGGTAGACCCGTTGTTCGAGTGA